A region of the Salvia splendens isolate huo1 chromosome 11, SspV2, whole genome shotgun sequence genome:
ACACCACACGTTGTAGAGATGGAAACATCCTCCGACGGGCACTTTTATTATGAATAGTGATAAATATTCTCCATGATGGTCAAGTTGGTCTGGGTGTGATATTTAGAGATGAAAAGGGGATGGTTATCTTCACATGCAAGACTGAAGTTAAAGAAGTTGGTTCGACAACGTTGATGGAAGGTATTGCTGTTCGTTATGGTTTGAATATGGCCCTTTTACAAAATATATCCAACTTATATGTGCAAAGTGATAACCAAAATTTGATAAGAGGATTACATGGGGATGTTGAACTTGATCCTTACAGTGAGGTGATAAAGGGTGATATTTTGGCCGTTGCGAGAAGAGTTCACGTCATCGATTTTAATTTCATCCCTAGAGCTTGTAATCGTGTTGCTCACTTGTTATCTAGGTGTCCAAATTTTGAAGGTGtaaattttattcataaaaatattttgacTATTGTATCTGAAGAAACATCTtaatatatttgaaattttctcttttctcaaaaaaaataattaaggtAATGTATTACTGTTGTAAATGCTTttatgtaatcaaatgcaaactctaaatattgtacaaactccaaactatgatatgGATCGTTGGAAAATgtcaaaagataacaaaatcATAGCaacaaaaatatcaacacagtttcaatggttgatgctgtgttgacattgtgttaaaACTGTTTTGACATTCACTGCACCGTAAATGCTAGTATAAGGACATTATGCACTTGATAAATATTTGTATACGATTTATGAATTGATATATACAACTAGGGTGCGTTTGATTGCCCTGAGAGTATTGGGTATGATAGGGTTGTTGAATTGGGTTTTACACGATAGTGCTGATATACATATATCTCATTCAAATGTTCGGTTGCCCTGTTAGTGCACCTCATATAACTTATATTGTCTTTGATTGGGCTTATAGAAAATACTGATAGCAACGATGATTGACAAATATGCCCTCACACACATTTTGTATTGACAAGTTTGTCCTTGGAAACCATGTACTATACCCAACCAAAATCAAAATGGCGCCCAAATTGAAATCGCGCACCTCTCTCAAATTTTCTTCACCGAGGCTATGTCTGGATTCAATTAAcataaagcaaataaaaaacCCATCGTCGGAGCCGGACTTAACTACACCAGTAACTTTTCTTGTATTTTGAATACCGCTGCAAACCATTCGGATAGTTGGATTTGTTCGGATTATGTTGTGTGTGGTTGTCATCTGCGAATCACCATAGTCATCTGCAATAATGGTTAACCATTTTCTTGAACAATCACAATTCATTGAAGCAGATAGATTTCAAGCACCTCTTCACGGGAACGAGCTTTCCAATCTGGATGGGCGGCGAGCATCATCATGCACCATGATGCCGAGATTGATGTAGTCTCGTGGCCAGCAAGATAGATGTTCTTGTAGTTATCAACAATAAATTTAGTTGGAGTCTTGTCTGCAGGTATGTTATTGCTATCATCTCTTTCATTCTCAGTTGTAGCAAGTAACAGTTGCAGAAGGTCTTTCTTATCATTATCATCATCGCTACTGCGACTTTTGACAGCACCTAGTATCATCGAGTCAATTTCTGGCTCCAACCTCCATAACTCTCTGTTGTACTTAGTCGGGAGGTGCTTGTTAAGCGTTGTTTCATCATTCACCATGCAACGTAAACCTAGGAGTCGACATAACAAGAAGGTGTCTACCTCAACATCGCTTCTGTGGATTCAACCATCAAGCTCACCATACCCTAACACCACAAACCAATAAATCAGCAATATAGTTTGCTTTCTAGTTAGTCTAAGACCTTGACTTGTTGAAGGCTTTTTGCACCTCGACTCTCTCTAGATAAAATTCAGGTGCAACGATCTTCCTCTGATGCGCCCAGTAAGGGCCGTTGGACGAGAGGATGCCCCTACCAAGTAGAGGGCCGCGTTCTGTCGATAAATACGAAGGCTTGCCAAGGTTCAAAGAGGTACAGAGGCTAATCTCCTTCACCAACTCTGCATCAGTAATGCAGAGCAACCATATGGCGCCGGTAGAATACAAAAATGTAGATCATGCGATAGTAATTTAGCAAAGCACATTTAATCATATAACTCAATATAGAAAGTTCTTATATATGGGCTAGTAAATTTAGAGAAAGCAACTCAACATATAACAACCAATAAATCGACATTTCAGTTAAGGAACATCAAAATTGATGCTAGTTTGCTACTACAGCTTCACGAGAATCGTAGATCAATTCCTAGCGGTTGCGATTATTAGGGACATAACAGAAAAGTGAGGAATTAAAACAAACAAGTGGAATGCACTAACCGTATTCATTTCTCCACTGCTCGAGATGAGGGAAAACAACGGGGAACCAATCATGAATCATTTTCTCTGAAGATTTTTTCTCCATCAGCTTCTAAGATTCGGCAATTCGTTTTATTTCAGGTATGTTGCCATACAAATTAGAAGGAACGGGCCATCTGATCCCTTGCTTCACGATTGCAGATCTCAATCTCCTTGGTCTCGCGATTGCAGCGTCGAAGATTCTTAAAATCAGTAAAAACAGAGCTCCGACAACTAGAGAAAAGAACAATTGTGCCGCAATGACCATCATTTGCTCCATTGCCGCGTAATTGAAGAAACTGTAAAGCGTGGAATATCTACAGACTATCTTTACTCTACTAATTACCctttctaaattaaaattatcaatgaAATTTGCTATTATGCGATACTTGAAATGAAATCGGATAACCAATTAACCATCGAGCTTCCCAGATGGGAGTGGAGCTTCCCAGATATTTCAAACCAGCTGcgtttaattaggatttgaatcAATAAACCGGCATAAACCATTCAAATTGATGAACAGTGACATAACCTGAATCGTAGGCGGCGGAGGGGAGCTGCAACGACGGCTTGCCCAAATTCTGTCTTAAATTGATGGAGTGAGGAGGAAGGGGATGGGTGTTTTAGACAATGAGGTGCTTACACCACAAGCTGGATCGACGAGATATGAGAATATcactaggggtgggtaggtacggtataccttaccgaaaccaccataccgtataccttaccgtaaattcggtatgcgaaaaaatcatacctttatcttaccaaaattttcggtataccgaacttcggtataccttattttcagtatggagaattttcataccgatatcgtacctcattttcggtatgtcgtaccaaagttcggtataccatacttttgcggtataccttactttcaatataaatgaaaattgaatatttgagtttttagaatactatttttatagtaatttaaataatatacatggtattaaatactagtatattttattcatattatattatatttcacaataaattttataatttaaaaatatataaaatactttatatattattatattcatattttacggtatatgccttaaattacggtatatgccttaaattacggtatatatcaaattttggtatgtcgcggtatataaaaattcatacctttaccttaccgaaatatttcagtaaagtatcataccgtaccgaaaatcatGGTATAGCGAAAAAttggtattttcggtatttttcggtacgataaggccggtatttcggcatttcggtatttttccccagccctaaaTATCACAGCCGAAAGCCTGGTTAGGCTTATATCCAATTCGCAGATATGTATCTTAAATGCAGCCGGGTCGGGGTTCATTCTATACCGGGTCATTGAGGAAGTATATCATACCAACCAAAGACTACACTACACAGAACCTAGATAGGAGGTCATATCTATGACTATCAGACCAATCAAACGAACCCCTAGTGTATGGCCTATAGCACACTATACAAAGTGGGTTGGGCCCAATCAATAATCATGTAAAACAAGCCCATTCCAAAATCTAATTGGAGAAGTTGAATGAAGATTTTTTCCGACATCTAATTCATTGTACCAGCAAATCTCACTTAGGTTTGAAAATGACAAATAACTTCTTATCATATTTAATTTGCAATCATTTGAGTTTTATCTCCCATCTACACATGATTCAATTAAATTGTGGTAGTACTAGTAGCCATATTTATTGTTAATAATAGAATTAGATGTCAGGTCTCTTATTTGCTCAAAACCAATTTAATGGTAGCTAATTACTAATAGGAAACCTCACATTCTCAATTAAAGTCTATGGATCGGAGGATTTATGAATATACGTAATAATTTGCTTGATTGATTCGTAGAGTAAAATTTCTATGATGAATAAGGTTTCAATTATCACCATACCGTAATTACAAACTCAAAATAAGAAACAGTTAAGTAGTtaggtttttaatttatttaacatTATTATAGATCTATGTTTCCCGATTTAGCTAAGTTTTACTTATTTTCCCAATTTACCTACTGCATATCTAGAAATTATTTGGCAGTTTCTCATTAAGTTTAAGTTTTTATTATGTAAATATGAATCAATTTTAGAAATATTATTACTTATAATTTCTCACTGTCACTTGAGTTAGGTATGTGATTTACATTAATAATGTATTCATCTCATTTAAGATGTCATGTTTTCCCTTCATGACagcaaaattttaaattaattttttataatcaGAATCCAGAGATACCAATAGTAAACTAAGTAGTACTATCGAAAATTGTATAACAATACATTTGGATTTTACATCATACTCACGAAAACTGATTTACTAGCTATAGTTGGACTAAGccagattttaaaattttatcaattcatttatttttaactAGAATATAATAACATTAATTCGACACCAAACTTtggaaataatttaatttatttgcaaGGGATTAACTTATTTTTATCATAGGAAAAGTtcaatttataattttcatAAGAGCAAACTAACAGTGAAACTCTGTGTTACAATGAACTATTTATTTTGGTTTGGCATTTTGCCTttataagtagtagtagtagtaataataataataataataataataataataataataataataataataataatattaatttgatTATGTTTATTTGATAATGGACCCCCATTTCTAGAAAATGCTATGATTTGTGATAGTTACAGATGGGGTAACGAGTAACGAAGTGGAAATTAATGTGGTGGTATTTTTGGTCATCAACATCACAACACATCTTCTGGTGTAACCGTAGCCACCGTCATGGACCAGCTATATgacttttttaaaattcaacCAATTTCCAATCGTGCTTATTTGACTTTTAAAAAATCGACGATAGGATCGATAAATTTAAGATGGAAATTTAGTTAGACTCAATAatcataattctttttttttcttagattttcatttgattttctttaaaaaatatttaaagaaGACGAGGAAATAACCATCGCAAACTTTGTGTCTTTTTAGGAcgtattttaataatttaccTATAGGGGTGGAGTTGTGAAAACTCCTAAGTTTTTGACACTGGAGAGTTCAAAAatccaacaacattttactgTTTAACCAGTTTTGacgtgtgtttttttattatgacaTATTCAACTCGTGTAAACAACAAAGAAACCCTCTTTTCGTCCTTTTCCCTTTAACTAAATCATTACATTTTAATTGAGTTTGATGATAGTTCTAATAAAATTAACTAATACTGGTATATATTGTTAGTAGAAAATAGTGGACAATATAGTAGAAATGACAAATAAATTGATACTTTTAGGGTAAtgtatataaacaaaaaatgtaTGGTTTTTGTGGACGTaggtaattaaataaaaataaataaaaggacaTTCGAGAGTATTTAACTAATCCAAAGTTACTACTATGATTGGCCACACAGACTTCTTCTCTAATCCAAAGTTTGCTTTTCTTATCAGATACTTTGGAATAATTTCACACTTCAACCGACAGTTGGTGACTTGGTGTCGTATATTAATATTTACTATCATATTAGCAAGCTTGGAAATCTTGCACTATTagaacataaattaaaataatatattgcaAAATCTTTGTAATATTGACCATGCATATGACATGCGATCGTTTTTTCTACTTATTAGTATGAAACTATTTTAAACAACACGATGTGTGACATATTAGTTCAACGGTTTTTATAATACATTAAGACATTGGTGGAGAGTCTTAGCATTTACATATGCACTTTTATTAGGAGTTTTTTTCTATTCAACAAAAACTCATATAAAAAAAGCAATTTGCTTTAAATGCATTAATATCCATTAAATTCTAATCCACACATAAGTTAAAAATCATTCCTCAAAACACACGAAATCTTTAATTATTGTATTGGTTAATTTCATATCATTATTAATTGtctttaaaatgtcaacataccTTCAATGgtcaatatataaaaaaattgtcaCTTCAACTAATACGACAACATTAAATTGTTGAGAACCGGCAAATATTCGGAATTTTTAATTAGCCTTGTTCCAATCCCATATATTTACACCAAACATGAGGCAAATTCGAAAACGATAAACTCAAAAATTGTGTGAAAAGTTATTAAATTTGGCAAAAGAAAGAGTATGGAATATTTGCCCATTGACAATGAGggaaaaatagaataaatcagTGTCCAACTTCTCTGACCAGCTAAGCCTTAGAATTTTCTTCTTTCCCCaactcttctctctctctctctatatatatataagaataTAGTTTTGTTTTCATCACAATTTTCATTCCTTATGAAGAATCCACTCTCGGCCGCCGTGAAGCGAGCGAGCTTCCCGTCCCCAATGGCGAGCCTCCTCGCGcacctcttcttcttcatcgcCGGCCTCACATTCGGCATCATCGTCTGCTTCCACTTCAAGAGCTTCTCCTTCAATCTCCAAGTCACCAACGGCCAATTCTCCATCACCACCGcgcagccgccgccgccgccaccgagCTTGATGCACGGGATGGGGGACGAGGAGCTGCTGTGGAAGGCGTCGATGGCGCCGAAGATCCAAGAGTTTCCGTTCAAGAGAGTGCCGAAGGTCGCCTTCATGTTCCTGACCAAAGGGCCGGTGGTGCTGGCTCCGCTGTGGGACCGGTTCTTCAAGGGGAACCAAGGCCTTTACTCGATTTACGTACACTCCGATCCGTCGTTCAACGGATCGGAGCCCGAGGGGTCCGTGTTTCGTGGCCGGAGAATTGCCAGTAAGGTCAGTTCtaatcatttccttttttggcaaataACGGGATACTATGATTTTTGGCCTCGCACATTAATTCATTATTATTATCCCTAAAcatcacaattcacacacatACTGTTAATATTATGTTGGCTTTGATTTAATTATAAGACATTTTGTATTAATATGCTTCTGATAATTCCTGATTGTGAATATAGCAAATATGTTGGGTAAAAGATTCATCTCAAAATTGCCCTTTTTGTTACGCGTAGTGAGAATTTGTACTATTCAAATTCTTAATAAATTGAGGAAAGTTGTGgcaactttttttttgtggggTAAGTTTTGATTAattacattctaatttatgggtcggtttatttattaattaacacGTTGAAGTAATTTGTACGTGGAAAATGTGGAAAAATGTAATGTGAAATTAGATGTTACATTGTTACCCCAATCACTACACTGCATTCATCATGCCAGATCACATAGTCAACCTAACGCGTCTAGgattcaaatttgaaatatatgtTGTATAAATTGTGAAATTAAAGAATAAGTTAGGTGTATTTAATTATCAACACCATTCGGATAATTATTAAATGTTACagtttatttttaagaaattacGAGTTAGGCTATGCCACCAGCCCATGTGTGATTTAATGTGATGCACAAGCAGCTATGATCTATGATGTTAACTAATGTTTTATGTCATGTGCTACATTTTGGGAAAGCTTAAATTTTGCATTACCAAATGCACAATTCAAGAATTGCTAAAATTTGTACAAGACCGTGGGTGATTTACtgactttaatttatttttttaacatgAATTTAGGAGGTACAATGGGGGAATGTAAACATGGTCGAAGCAGAGAGAAGATTACTAGCAAATGCACTTCTTGATTTCTCAAACCAATACTTTGTCCTCCTCTCAGAGTCTTGCATTCCTCTCTACAACTTCTCCACTATATATTCCCATCTAATGGAGTCTTCCCACAACTTCGTCGAATCTTATGATCTGCCGGGGCCTGTGGGCCGCGGCAGATACAACCAAGAGATGGGCCCCACCATCACCCTAGACATGTGGCGGAAGGGGTCCCAGTGGTTCCAGATAGACCGAAATTTGGCCGTGGAGATCATTTCAGACAAGACGTATTTTCCTGTTTTCCAAAACTACTGCAGCGGCTCGTGCTACGCGGACGAGCACTACTTGCCGACGTTCGTGAGCATGAAATTCGGGGAGAGGAACGCGAACCGGACGTTGACTTGGGTTGACTGGTCGAGGGGCGGGCCCCACCCCTCCAAGTTTATTAGGACGGATATCACGAAAGAGTTAAAGATGAGGAGTGGGAGCAGCTGCGAGTACAATGGAGCCAAGACGAATGTTTGCTTCTTGTTTGCAAGAAAATTCACTTTAAATGCTTTGGATAGACTGTTGAGATTTGCACCAAGTATTATGCATTTTGACAACTAGATATGTGCATACATATTTATAAATAGATTCTTTGCTAGGATGTCATTCTTTGATGtatattctttaattatattataCCCATTTTTCGAAATCAATTATCTTA
Encoded here:
- the LOC121753925 gene encoding glycosyltransferase BC10-like; this encodes MKNPLSAAVKRASFPSPMASLLAHLFFFIAGLTFGIIVCFHFKSFSFNLQVTNGQFSITTAQPPPPPPSLMHGMGDEELLWKASMAPKIQEFPFKRVPKVAFMFLTKGPVVLAPLWDRFFKGNQGLYSIYVHSDPSFNGSEPEGSVFRGRRIASKEVQWGNVNMVEAERRLLANALLDFSNQYFVLLSESCIPLYNFSTIYSHLMESSHNFVESYDLPGPVGRGRYNQEMGPTITLDMWRKGSQWFQIDRNLAVEIISDKTYFPVFQNYCSGSCYADEHYLPTFVSMKFGERNANRTLTWVDWSRGGPHPSKFIRTDITKELKMRSGSSCEYNGAKTNVCFLFARKFTLNALDRLLRFAPSIMHFDN